A single Lolium perenne isolate Kyuss_39 chromosome 6, Kyuss_2.0, whole genome shotgun sequence DNA region contains:
- the LOC127334650 gene encoding probable magnesium transporter NIPA8 isoform X2, producing the protein MGDWVIGALINIVGSVAINFGTNLLKLGHDQREKLSASNSNQGNGKFVPKSVMYFQTWRIGILFFAVGNCLNFMSFAYAAQSLLAALGSIQFVSNIAFAYVVLNKTITVKVMVATAFIVFGNVFLVSFGNHQSPVYTPEQLIAKYSNLVFVLYCMSLVFVVAFNQYLYRSGETILSDNAKNTGAYWRTLLPFSYAIVSGAIGSCSVLFAKSLSNMLRLTMSSKYQFHSWFTYSILLLFLCTAGFWMARLNEGLSLFDAILIVPMFQIAWTFFSICTGFVYFQEYQVFDTLRIMMFILGMTFVFIGISLLAPDDSKADIKDGSSATEGPTIDMNSEAHASGNCRSRKLQMEETEVDDTDSFSSSVKVKAKRILSRAKSACSMSLGLGEETISASSVLAMPMVSSRTTGFRGAGTDRSKYIPLQSAEWDNL; encoded by the exons ATGGGCGACTGGGTTATAGGAGCGTTGATCAACATTGTGGGCAGTGTTGCCATTAATTTCGGTACCAACCTTCTCAAATTGGGCCATGATCAG AGAGAGAAGCTCTCTGCAAGTAACAGTAATCAAGGCAATGGCAAATTCGTCCCAAAATCAGTTATGTATTTCCAGACTTGGAGAATAG GTATACTATTTTTCGCCGTGGGGAACTGCCTAAACTTCATGTCCTTTGCATATGCCGCACAG TCACTTCTTGCAGCTCTTGGATCAATTCAGTTCGTATCCAATATTGCATTTGCGTATGTTGTGTTGAACAAGACCATTACAGTGAA AGTCATGGTAGCCACAGCTTTTATTGTCTTTGGCAATGTCTTCTTAGTTTCCTTCGGCAATCATCAATCTCCTG TTTATACTCCGGAGCAGTTGATCGCGAAATACAGCAATTTGGTGTTTGTTCTGTATTGCATGTCATTGGTCTTTGTTGTTGCATTTAATCAATATCTCTATAG AAGTGGAGAAACAATTCTTTCAGATAATGCAAAAAACACTGGCGCATATTGGCGAACGCTGCTACCTTTTTCTTATGCTATTGTATCTGGTGCTATTGGATCTTGCTCCGTCTTGTTTGCGAAATCATT GTCAAACATGTTGAGGCTCACGATGAGCAGCAAATACCAATTCCACAGCTGGTTCACATACTCTATTCTTCTGTTATTTCTCTGTACAGCTGGATTTTGG ATGGCGAGACTTAATGAGGGGCTGTCTCTGTTCGATGCAATACTGATCGTCCCAATGTTCCAAATTGCATGGACTTTCTTCTCTATTTGTACAGGATTTGTTTACTTTCAAGAGTATCAA GTATTTGACACACTTAGGATAATGatgttcatattgggcatgacatTTGTCTTCATAGGCATATCCTTGCTAGCACCTGATGACAGCAAAG CTGATATCAAAGATGGCTCTAGCGCTACGGAGGGCCCTACGATTGATATGAACAG TGAAGCGCATGCATCAGGAAATTGCAGATCCAGAAAGTTGCAGATGGAGGAGACAGAAGTAGATGATACAGACTCGTTCTCTTCCTCAGTAAAAGTGAAGGCAAAACGCATATTGTCTAGGGCTAAG TCGGCTTGCTCCATGTCGCTTGGCCTCGGGGAGGAGACCATCAGCGCTTCTTCGgtgcttgcaatgccaatggtttcctcaagaacaacAGGATTTAGAGGAGCCGGGACTGACCGATCAAAGTACATTCCCTTGCAGTCCGCCGAGTGGGATAACCTATAG
- the LOC127334650 gene encoding probable magnesium transporter NIPA8 isoform X1, which produces MGDWVIGALINIVGSVAINFGTNLLKLGHDQREKLSASNSNQGNGKFVPKSVMYFQTWRIGILFFAVGNCLNFMSFAYAAQSLLAALGSIQFVSNIAFAYVVLNKTITVKVMVATAFIVFGNVFLVSFGNHQSPVYTPEQLIAKYSNLVFVLYCMSLVFVVAFNQYLYRSGETILSDNAKNTGAYWRTLLPFSYAIVSGAIGSCSVLFAKSLSNMLRLTMSSKYQFHSWFTYSILLLFLCTAGFWMARLNEGLSLFDAILIVPMFQIAWTFFSICTGFVYFQEYQVFDTLRIMMFILGMTFVFIGISLLAPDDSKVADIKDGSSATEGPTIDMNSEAHASGNCRSRKLQMEETEVDDTDSFSSSVKVKAKRILSRAKSACSMSLGLGEETISASSVLAMPMVSSRTTGFRGAGTDRSKYIPLQSAEWDNL; this is translated from the exons ATGGGCGACTGGGTTATAGGAGCGTTGATCAACATTGTGGGCAGTGTTGCCATTAATTTCGGTACCAACCTTCTCAAATTGGGCCATGATCAG AGAGAGAAGCTCTCTGCAAGTAACAGTAATCAAGGCAATGGCAAATTCGTCCCAAAATCAGTTATGTATTTCCAGACTTGGAGAATAG GTATACTATTTTTCGCCGTGGGGAACTGCCTAAACTTCATGTCCTTTGCATATGCCGCACAG TCACTTCTTGCAGCTCTTGGATCAATTCAGTTCGTATCCAATATTGCATTTGCGTATGTTGTGTTGAACAAGACCATTACAGTGAA AGTCATGGTAGCCACAGCTTTTATTGTCTTTGGCAATGTCTTCTTAGTTTCCTTCGGCAATCATCAATCTCCTG TTTATACTCCGGAGCAGTTGATCGCGAAATACAGCAATTTGGTGTTTGTTCTGTATTGCATGTCATTGGTCTTTGTTGTTGCATTTAATCAATATCTCTATAG AAGTGGAGAAACAATTCTTTCAGATAATGCAAAAAACACTGGCGCATATTGGCGAACGCTGCTACCTTTTTCTTATGCTATTGTATCTGGTGCTATTGGATCTTGCTCCGTCTTGTTTGCGAAATCATT GTCAAACATGTTGAGGCTCACGATGAGCAGCAAATACCAATTCCACAGCTGGTTCACATACTCTATTCTTCTGTTATTTCTCTGTACAGCTGGATTTTGG ATGGCGAGACTTAATGAGGGGCTGTCTCTGTTCGATGCAATACTGATCGTCCCAATGTTCCAAATTGCATGGACTTTCTTCTCTATTTGTACAGGATTTGTTTACTTTCAAGAGTATCAA GTATTTGACACACTTAGGATAATGatgttcatattgggcatgacatTTGTCTTCATAGGCATATCCTTGCTAGCACCTGATGACAGCAAAG TAGCTGATATCAAAGATGGCTCTAGCGCTACGGAGGGCCCTACGATTGATATGAACAG TGAAGCGCATGCATCAGGAAATTGCAGATCCAGAAAGTTGCAGATGGAGGAGACAGAAGTAGATGATACAGACTCGTTCTCTTCCTCAGTAAAAGTGAAGGCAAAACGCATATTGTCTAGGGCTAAG TCGGCTTGCTCCATGTCGCTTGGCCTCGGGGAGGAGACCATCAGCGCTTCTTCGgtgcttgcaatgccaatggtttcctcaagaacaacAGGATTTAGAGGAGCCGGGACTGACCGATCAAAGTACATTCCCTTGCAGTCCGCCGAGTGGGATAACCTATAG
- the LOC127334651 gene encoding uncharacterized protein, whose protein sequence is MELPPRRPEPAAIDITWLSCRGVRSSLPFHTPCLYASVCVTSYAGKSARGRRLHRVKTPTDRVGGENPEWDERLRLHLTDATASSPASDSGQESPGNNKDGRADDDDDGVLVVRFDLKAEVAVLGDVLAASAVVPLAGLVADGRTHRVSYQLAASSDGRQPNGVISFSYAFHDGTNDGDQEEEEDRRSDGEPVTPPSPVSLAPASPGMYPAIDWPSIEQLTVYPPLTEKIAIYPPLAAETVTATRSSHCYYASAPPPETPVRPAAIYPPPLTREISARGIYPAVGEPDNGLYPTVDLAPVSCYQPMATPCYGGGFGYPAVPDWDTRCLYS, encoded by the coding sequence ATGGAGCTTCCTCCGCGGCGGCCGGAGCCGGCGGCCATCGACATCACGTGGCTGTCGTGCCGGGGCGTCAGATCCTCGCTCCCGTTCCACACGCCGTGCCTCTACGCATCCGTCTGCGTCACGTCGTACGCCGGCAAAAGCGCCCGCGGCCGACGTCTCCACCGCGTCAAGACTCCCACCGACCGCGTCGGCGGTGAGAACCCGGAGTGGGACGAGCGCCTGCGGCTCCACCTcaccgacgccaccgcctcctcgcCAGCGTCAGACTCAGGGCAAGAATCACCGGGGAATAACAAGGACGGGCGcgcggatgacgacgacgacggcgtccTTGTCGTGCGCTTCGACCTCAAGGCGGAGGTGGCCGTCCTCGGGGACGTGCTCGCCGCGTCCGCCGTCGTGCCGCTCGCCGGCCTCGTCGCCGACGGCAGGACGCACCGCGTGTCCTACCAGCTCGCCGCGTCATCCGACGGCAGGCAGCCCAACGGCGTCATCTCCTTCTCCTACGCCTTCCACGACGGAACCAACGACggcgaccaggaggaggaggaggaccgcagGAGCGACGGCGAGCCCGTCACGCCGCCTTCCCCGGTCTCCCTCGCGCCAGCGTCGCCCGGGATGTACCCGGCGATAGACTGGCCGTCCATAGAGCAGCTCACGGTTTACCCGCCCTTGACGGAGAAGATCGCGATTTACCCGCCGTTGGCAGCCGAGACGGTCACGGCCACGCGCTCGAGCCACTGCTACTACGCTTctgcgccgccgccggagactccGGTACGGCCGGCTGCGATCTACCCACCACCATTGACGAGGGAGATTTCGGCCCGTGGCATTTACCCGGCAGTAGGGGAGCCGGACAACGGTTTGTACCCCACGGTGGACCTTGCTCCGGTGAGCTGCTACCAGCCGATGGCGACGCCGTGCTACGGTGGTGGTTTCGGGTATCCAGCTGTGCCGGATTGGGATACCCGGTGTTTGTACAGTTGA